Below is a window of Acidobacteriota bacterium DNA.
CACAGATGGTCGCGCAGATGGCCGGGCAGCCCGAACAGATAAAGGCGCCCGCGCGGCTGTGGGATGACCTGAATGCGCAACTGCCACGCGAACTCGAAGCCGAGAGCACGCGGCTGGCGGAAGCGGCGCGGCAACGCGGGCCTATACCGCCGCGTTTGAAATTCGCGTTGGCCGCCGCGTGTGCGTTGTTCTTGTTGGTGGCCGGTACGGTGTCATGGCGGCTCTATCGCAAGGCCACCGCGCCCGCGTGGGAAGTCGAAACACTCGCCGGGCTGCCGCGCATCGGCCAGCAGCTTATTCAAAAAGCCGGCAAACTGCGCGTGGGCGAATGGCTGGAGACCGATCAAACGGCCAGCGCGCGTATTAACGTTGGGGCGATTGGGCAAGTCGAAATCGAGCCGAATTCGCAAGTGCAACTCGTGACCGCCCGCGCGACCGAGCACCGGCTGACGCTGCAACGCGGCAAGCTAACGGCCATCATCACCGCGCCGCCGCGCGTCTTTTTCGTCAACACCCCCTCGGCGACGGCGGTGGATTTGGGCTGCGCCTACACGCTGGAAGTCGCGGAAAACGGCGCAGGCACCTTGCGCGTGATCGCCGGCTGGGTGGCGTATGAAGCGCACGGTATCGAATCCTTCGTGCCCGAAGAAGCGATGTGCATCACGCGGCCCGTGTTCGGCCCGGGCACGCCGTATTACGAGGATGCGTCGGCGGCGTTGCAAGCCGCGGTGGCGCGCTTTGACATCGCACCACCGGGCGAACGCAATGCGGCCTTGACCGCAGTCTTGCACGAAGCGCGGCCACGCGATGGCCTGACGCTCTGGCATTTGCTGGCACGCACCAACACGGACGAGCGTAAACAGGTCTTTGCTCGTTTCGCAACGCTGATCCCGCCGCCACAGGAAGTCACGCTGGAAGGCATTCAACGCGGGGATCACACAATGCTGGATGCCTGGTGGGAAAAACTCGAACTGGGCAGCCCGAGCTGGTGGCGGATGTGGAAAGCGCCGCTGCCTTCAATGAAATAACTGGGAAATAACCGGCCTACGCCTTTTACTCCACCCTAACCAATTAACCGCATCGGAGCACGCAACGCTCTGGGCAGGAGGATGTGTATGTTGAAACCGTTGTTGAAAGGACTCGTGGCCGCGTTGGCCGTCGCGTTTATCGGCTTGCAATTCATGCGGCCCAACCAAGCCAATCCGCCGGTTGATCCCGCGCAAACTTTGCAGGCGCACGCGCGCTTGAACGCCGAAGTCGAAACCATCTTTAACCGCGCCTGCCGCGATTGTCATTCCAACGAAACAGACTGGCCGTGGTACAGCCAGATTGCGCCCGTCTCGTGGCTGGTGGCGGACGATGTGCGCGTAGGCCGCCGCCAATTGAACTTTTCGGAATGGGGCCGCTACAACGCGCGCCAGGCCGAACACAAGCTCGAAGAGATTTGCGCTGTGGTGGAAGCGGGCGCGATGCCGCCACGCAGTTACACCATCGCGCACAAGCAAGCCCAACTCTCTGCCGAGGATGTCAAAACCATTTGCGGGTGGTCAGTGGCTACGCAGCAGCAATTGAATGAGCAGGCGAAACAGTAGAAAGCAAAAATCAAAGGGCAAAAATCGAAAGGCAAAAGGCCGGCACTGCTCCGTTTTCCATTTTTGATTTTTGCCTTTTACCTTTTGCCTTTTGCTTTTCCGCTGATTTGCGTTTGGTTGCCTCGCCGCTATAATCAGCCCCTCGCACGCAAGCAAAAGTTTTCTCTCCAACGACGTTATGAATGTCTGTCAACTCACGCGCGAACTGATCGAGATCGAATCGGTATCGTGGAATGAAGGCGCGGTCGGGCGCTATTTGCGCGATTATCTGAGCGACGCCGGGTTCGCGGTGATGACGCAACCGGTCAGCGAGGGGCGCTTCAACGTCTACGCCAAAGCGGGCGACCCGTTGGTGACGCTTTCGACGCACATGGACACGGTGCCGCCTTTCATCGCGTCGCGTGAAGACGAGGCGAACATTTATGGACGTGGGGCTTGCGATGCGAAAGGCTTGATCGCCGCACAGATTTTCGCGGCAAAACAGTTGCTGGCAGCGGGCGCGAACAATCTGGGCCTGCTCTTTGTCGTCGGCGAAGAAGACGGCAGCGACGGCGCGCGCGTGGCGAATGCGATCCCCAATCGCAACAAGTTTTTGATCAATGGCGAGCCGACCGAGAGCACGCAGGCGCTGGCGACCAAAGGCGCGGTGCGCGTCATCATCGAAACGCACGGCCGCCCGGCGCATTCGGCTTATCCCGAATTGGGCGAATCGGCGATTGAAAAGCTGCTCGACATCTTGCAGGACATTCGCCAGGCCGACTGGCCTGTGGATGAGAAGCTGGGACCGACCACCTGCAACATCGGCACGCTGTCAGGCGGACGCAAACCCAACGTCGTCCCCGACCAGGCCGCCAGCGAACTGATGTTCCGCACCGTGATCGAAGCCGAAGCGATGTTTCAGCGTATCGAACAGCTTGTCGGCGACCGCGCCACCGTCAAACGCGGCTTCCATCTGCCGCCGATTCATTTGAAGACGGTGGACGCGCTGGCCCACGTGCCGACCAGTGTGGTGCGTTTCGGCACCGATATTCCGTGTCTGACAAACTGGGGCCAGCCGCTGCTGTTTGGTCCCGGCTCGATTCACGATGCGCATACGGCGCATGAATTCATTATCAAACAGGATTTGCTGAACGCGGTTGACACGTATGCGCAATTGGCGCGGATGTTGTTGGCAGCGGCGGCGTGAAACAAACGAGGCAGTACCAGGAGCGGTAGCAACTGGGTTGCGTCGGAGATCATAACCTAAAAACACCCGGTCGCTACCGCTCCTGGTACCGCACCAAGCTTTCATACGGAGACTGAACCCAATATGCCAACTGCAAAATTCACCCACGAACCCGGCAGCCCGGAGTATCAAGCGTCGGAATGGCTGATGACGATCCACAACGCCTACCGCGAAATTGACCACGCCATCGAGGCCGCGCCCGATTCGGCGGAATTCATCGAACGCTTGCGAGAGCGCCTGCGCCGTGATTACGAGCAAAACCGCGAACAGATGGGCTGGACGGAACGCTCGCGCGACGTCGCGATGAAGGCGCTGGAGTATGCGTTGAAGACACGCACCTAACGTGGCGGGAAAAGCGAATTGAAAAGCGTGGGTGAACGGCTGGGCTGTTTGTTCGCGCTTTTGCTTTTTCGGCTGGCTAGTTTTTCTGAAAAAAAGAAGGCTCGTCAGCCAAAGCGGTAAGCTTGGTTGAGTGAATCAGCGTACTTTCATCCGGCGCAACCATCAGGAAACCGCCCGTGCGCAATGCGCTACTAAGATTCGAGACCAGTTGACGCGCGGCTGTTCCGCTCAACATCGTCAACAGGTTTGCGCAAAGGATCAGATCAAACCGACCCGCCACGCCACGCCAGAACATCCGATCAAAAAGATTCAAGCGGCGAAACACCACCAAACGCCGGGCCATTTGCGCGACTTGATAAGTGTCGCCGGTGCCGCTGACAGGCTCAAAAAATTGCGCGCGCGTGGCTTCGTCAACCGCCACCAAGGCCGTCGCCGGATAGCGAGCGCGGCTGGCTTCGAGCAAGGCGCGATTGCGCACGTCGGTGGCTAGAATTTCCACGTGGTCTTGCGGGGTTTGCGGTTGAACCTGATTGACGGTGAGCGCCAGCGAATAGGCTTCCTCACCAGTCGAACAGGCGGCGCTCCACAAACGCAATTGCCGGGCGGGCGGGCATTGCCGCAACAACGCCGGCAAGATGAACAGCCGTAAAAACGCGAATTGCCGCGGCTCGCGAAAGAAGCTTGTGGCACCGATGGCAGTCTCTTCAACCAAGGCGAGTAACTCACTGGGGTTGGCGGCGAGTTGGCAATAATCCTCGGCGGCGACGCCCAACCGCTGCGCTTTGTTTATCACGGCGTCATTGATGACGGCGTGATTGGCGGCGTTGATCGCCCACCCGAACTCTTCGGCCAAGGCTTCTTCCAAGCGTTTTTGGGCTGGT
It encodes the following:
- a CDS encoding heme-binding domain-containing protein, with protein sequence MLKPLLKGLVAALAVAFIGLQFMRPNQANPPVDPAQTLQAHARLNAEVETIFNRACRDCHSNETDWPWYSQIAPVSWLVADDVRVGRRQLNFSEWGRYNARQAEHKLEEICAVVEAGAMPPRSYTIAHKQAQLSAEDVKTICGWSVATQQQLNEQAKQ
- a CDS encoding FecR domain-containing protein, with the translated sequence MFSKHVGKKLSAYHHGELVAAKRQRIAAHLALCARCQAEYEQVAFGAQMVAQMAGQPEQIKAPARLWDDLNAQLPRELEAESTRLAEAARQRGPIPPRLKFALAAACALFLLVAGTVSWRLYRKATAPAWEVETLAGLPRIGQQLIQKAGKLRVGEWLETDQTASARINVGAIGQVEIEPNSQVQLVTARATEHRLTLQRGKLTAIITAPPRVFFVNTPSATAVDLGCAYTLEVAENGAGTLRVIAGWVAYEAHGIESFVPEEAMCITRPVFGPGTPYYEDASAALQAAVARFDIAPPGERNAALTAVLHEARPRDGLTLWHLLARTNTDERKQVFARFATLIPPPQEVTLEGIQRGDHTMLDAWWEKLELGSPSWWRMWKAPLPSMK
- a CDS encoding M20/M25/M40 family metallo-hydrolase encodes the protein MNVCQLTRELIEIESVSWNEGAVGRYLRDYLSDAGFAVMTQPVSEGRFNVYAKAGDPLVTLSTHMDTVPPFIASREDEANIYGRGACDAKGLIAAQIFAAKQLLAAGANNLGLLFVVGEEDGSDGARVANAIPNRNKFLINGEPTESTQALATKGAVRVIIETHGRPAHSAYPELGESAIEKLLDILQDIRQADWPVDEKLGPTTCNIGTLSGGRKPNVVPDQAASELMFRTVIEAEAMFQRIEQLVGDRATVKRGFHLPPIHLKTVDALAHVPTSVVRFGTDIPCLTNWGQPLLFGPGSIHDAHTAHEFIIKQDLLNAVDTYAQLARMLLAAAA